A single genomic interval of Melitaea cinxia chromosome 18, ilMelCinx1.1, whole genome shotgun sequence harbors:
- the LOC123662131 gene encoding uncharacterized protein LOC123662131 — protein sequence MENSHVLENFTTKERSTNFSKAEVDKLQSLVGKYKHILLCKKTDGTSSKQKENVWNNISKEFNAVGETPRSEASSKRQSMLKTGGGRLTPSLPPSQDDEETTDWLKSIMSTSIDGNDAIYDDDVIKPHEDENIKLDIITIKNSNTPIAKVAESKTAEPAGIDAEIVFDTSTPHSSLKRPMSSPLKCKIILSFSTFG from the exons ATGGAAAATTCACATGTGCTTGAAAACTTCACAACAAA agaAAGAAGTACAAACTTCTCAAAAGCAGAAGTTGATAAACTACAATCACTTGTaggaaaatataaacatatactcTTATGTAAAAAAACTGATGGGACCAGCTCTAAACAAAAAGAGAACGTTTGGAATAATATTTCCAAAGAATTTAATGCAGTTGGTGAAACACCGCGCAgt GAAGCTAGCAGCAAGCGTCAGAGTATGTTAAAAACTGGTGGTGGCCGCCTGACACCCTCATTACCCCCTTCACAAGATGATGAAGAAACTACTGATTGGTTAAAGTCAATTATGTCAACATCTATTGATGGAAATGATGCtatttatgatgatgatgtaatcaag CCCCATGAAGACGAAAATATCAAACTggatattataacaattaaaaattctaatacTCCCATTGCAAAG gtTGCTGAAAGTAAGACAGCAGAACCAGCTGGAATTGACGCAGAAATTGTTTTTGACACCAGCACACCCCATTCATCATTGAAGAGACCAATGTCTTCACCgctaaaatgtaaaattattttatccttCTCTACTTTTGGATAA
- the LOC123662346 gene encoding putative nuclease HARBI1, with product MNEIEKVATNFYELSAFPKVIGAIDCTHIPIKSPGGIDAENYRNRKLIFSINVQVICDAEMYINNIVARWPGSSHDSHIFNCSVIKSRLEAGEFEGYWLLGDKGYAIKPYLMTPLRNPISEGEKLYNESQIRTRNVIERLFGCWKKRFPVLSSKIRTDLKKAQPIIVATAVLHNMCKKMKEPTPSFMDYETPLSSDEEEFEYRGSINRSDDHNRTSLINNYFNQMC from the exons ATGAATGAGATAGAAAAAGTGGCAACAAATTTCTATGAACTAAGCGCCTTTCCTAAAGTTATTGGGGCTATTGATTGTACACATATACCCATCAAATCTCCAG GTGGCATAGACGCAGAAAActatagaaatagaaaattgatattttcaataaatgtgCAAGTTATTTGCGATGCAGAAATGTATATAAACAACATAGTAGCACGTTGGCCTGGCAGTAGTCATGATAGCCATATATTTAACTGCAGTGTTATAAAAAGTAGACTGGAGGCTGGTGAATTTGAAGGATACTGGTTACTTGGTGATAAGGGCTATGCAATAAAACCATATTTGATGACTCCTCTACGTAACCCAATATCTGAAGGAGAAAAACTGTATAATGAAAGCCAAATTAGAACAAGAAATGTTATTGAAAGGCTGTTTGGATGTTGGAAAAAGCGTTTTCCAGTTCTATCATCGAAAATTCGCACTGATTTAAAGAAAGCACAACCTATTATAGTGGCTACTGCAGTACTCCATAATATGTGCAAGAAAATGAAAGAACCTACACCATCATTTATGGATTATGAGACTCCGTTATCTTCTGATGAAGAGGAATTTGAATATAGAGGTTCGATTAACAGATCTGATGACCATAATAGAACttctttgataaataattactttaatcaAATGTGTTAG